In Aegilops tauschii subsp. strangulata cultivar AL8/78 chromosome 3, Aet v6.0, whole genome shotgun sequence, one genomic interval encodes:
- the LOC109762471 gene encoding uncharacterized protein, whose translation MVNLVEAQKPLLHFLIKWAGLRQHTVDVDGAGTVLTFWVPKDKVPGNSSTVTPEEKQSETKANSRRPSVVLVHGFAAEGIVTWQFQVGALAKHYDVYIPDLLYFGGSTSPSTDRSPGFQAECLAAALGKLGVDECTVVGFSYGGMVAFKMAESRPDLVRSLVVSGSVVAMTDSISDATLERIGVRSSAELLLPESVKGLKALLSIAAHRRLWFPERLHRDFLEVMFTNRKERAELLEGLVVSNKDATVPVLPQKILLLWGHNDNIFNIELAKTMKEQLGEKTMLQSIDKAGHLVHLERPCVYNQHLMEFLAYATAEASKESAN comes from the exons ATGGTGAACCTGGTGGAGGCGCAGAAGCCGCTGCTCCACTTCCTGATCAAGTGGGCCGGCCTCCGGCAGCACACCGTCGACGTGGACGGCGCCGGCACGGTGCTCACCTTCTGGGTGCCCAAGGACAAGGTGCCCGGGAACAGCTCCACGGTCACGCCCGAGGAGAAGCAGAGCGAGACGAAAGCCAACTCCCGGCGGCCATCCGTGGTGCTCGTGCACGGCTTCGCGGCCGAAGGCATTGTCACCTGGCAGTTCCAG GTTGGTGCGCTGGCGAAGCACTACGACGTGTACATCCCGGACCTGCTCTACTTCGGCGGCTCCACGTCGCCGTCGACGGACCGGTCGCCGGGGTTCCAGGCGGAGTGCCTGGCCGCCGCGCTCGGGAAGCTGGGCGTGGACGAGTGCACGGTGGTGGGGTTCAGCTACGGCGGGATGGTGGCCTTCAAGATGGCCGAGTCGCGCCCCGACCTCGTCCGCTCGCTCGTCGTGTCGGGCTCCGTCGTCGCCATGACCGACTCAATCAGCGACGCCACGCTCGAGCGGATCGGCGTCCGGTCGTCGGCGGAGCTGCTGCTGCCGGAGTCCGTCAAGGGGCTCAAGGCGCTGCTCTCCATCGCCGCCCACCGGAGGCTCTGGTTCCCGGAACGCCTTCACAGGGACTTCCTGGAGGTGATGTTCACCAACCGCAAGGAAAGGGCGGAGCTGCTGGAAGGTCTGGTGGTCAGCAACAAAGACGCCACCGTCCCCGTTTTGCCGCAGAAAATACTCCTGCTCTGGGGACACAACGACAACATCTTCAACATAGAGCTCGCCAAGACGATGAAAGA GCAGCTCGGGGAGAAGACGATGCTGCAGAGCATAGACAAGGCCGGACATCTCGTGCACCTGGAGAGGCCCTGCGTTTACAACCAGCACCTCATGGAGTTCTTGGCATACGCCACTGCTGAAGCTTCCAAGGAGTCTGCAAATTAA
- the LOC109762463 gene encoding ethylene-responsive transcription factor ERF013-like: MKPSDNFGVELCDNRRPFWLGTYPTADEAAHAYDMAVWHAGRPRTELNFPEIETWADAEFLMPENFRMEEMTKAIRIALGESDEAATARFTREHPVYFQAEREIYWKHEAEQKKKED; this comes from the coding sequence ATGAAGCCGTCCGACAACTTCGGCGTCGAGTTATGCGACAACCGTCGCCCCTTCTGGCTTGGCACGTACCCCACCGCCGACGAGGCCGCACATGCGTACGACATGGCAGTGTGGCATGCCGGGAGGCCGAGGACGGAGCTCAACTTCCCTGAGATTGAGACCTGGGCGGATGCGGAGTTCCTCATGCCGGAGAATTTTCGGATGGAGGAGATGACAAAGGCCATTCGCATTGCTCTCGGTGAGAGTGACGAGGCAGCGACCGCGAGGTTCACACGGGAGCATCCGGTGTATTTCCAGGCCGAGCGCGAAATCTACTGGAAGCACGAGGCCgagcagaagaagaaggaggacTAG